One region of Glycine max cultivar Williams 82 chromosome 9, Glycine_max_v4.0, whole genome shotgun sequence genomic DNA includes:
- the LOC100804824 gene encoding WW domain-binding protein 11, with protein sequence MPHRRSWHSSPPLLSPPLLIILFPIVILTLLFLAVPPLLSAATRLLRPASSDVKTSWDSLNILLVVFAILCGVFARRNNDEEQTQNNNHVHQHDDDAVSDRNAAFRRVPSEGQSQWFGFSEERKVYGNDTPLNRLESPATGGNRLKMRRNSSSYPDLRQWETGDDRFKFRFYDDFEIDKQFRSPAREYFPAFDHRKRWPESPSPQPQQQPQEDQIKEILVDTFEIRSSPPPVKSTTPPPPPPPPPPPPPPPESARRNTRRTHRKIERERESEITVELDHSEFTTIRSQPAAPPTPPQPPSAKARSERKSERKKSTVKREMAMIWASVLSNQRKKKKKQKTKNNENHDQHYDDNVDELTSNTTVPPPPPPPPPPPSVFHSLFRKGLGKSKKIHSVSAPPPPPPPPPSKRKSQIPPSPSSPPEPPRRRNSGRPPLPNRAVTFNDETLNAGNQSPLIPIPPPPPPFKMKAMKFVVRGDFVKIRSNQSSRCSSPEREDIINVSETTIIDAVTDSVNETVTDRNVFCPSPDVNVKAATFIARLRGEWRLEKLNSLKEKGNG encoded by the coding sequence ATGCCCCACCGTCGCTCGTGGCACTCTTCGCCACCCTTACTGAGCCCTCCGCTGCTCATCATTCTCTTCCCAATCGTGATCCTCACGCTCCTCTTCCTCGCCGTGCCGCCGCTCCTCTCCGCCGCCACGCGCCTCCTCCGCCCGGCCTCCTCCGACGTCAAGACCAGCTGGGACTCCCTCAACATCCTCCTCGTCGTTTTTGCTATCCTATGCGGCGTCTTCGCAAGACGAAACAACGACGAAGAACAGACCCAGAATAATAACCACGTGCACCAGCACGACGACGATGCCGTTTCGGATCGAAACGCCGCGTTTCGTCGTGTGCCTTCAGAGGGACAATCGCAGTGGTTCGGGTTCTCAGAGGAGAGAAAGGTGTATGGTAACGATACACCTCTTAACAGGTTGGAGTCACCGGCTACCGGGGGAAACCGCTTGAAGATGAGACGAAACAGCAGCTCTTATCCAGATCTGCGCCAGTGGGAAACCGGTGACGACCGGTTCAAGTTCCGGTTCTACGACGATTTCGAAATCGATAAGCAGTTCCGCTCGCCGGCTAGGGAGTACTTCCCCGCCTTCGACCACCGTAAACGGTGGCCGGAATCACCATCACCACAACCACAACAACAACCACAAGAAGATCAAATTAAGGAAATTCTGGTTGATACCTTCGAAATTCGTTCTTCTCCGCCGCCGGTGAAGTCAACTACGCCACCTCCACCACCTCCACCACCTCCGCCACCTCCTCCTCCGCCAGAATCTGCTCGTCGCAATACCCGACGGACGCATCGGAAAATAGAGCGAGAGCGAGAGAGTGAGATAACTGTAGAGCTCGACCACAGCGAGTTCACGACGATCCGCTCTCAGCCGGCGGCTCCTCCGACGCCGCCGCAGCCTCCGTCGGCGAAGGCACGATCGGAGCGCAAGAGTGAGCGAAAGAAGAGCACCGTGAAGAGAGAGATGGCGATGATTTGGGCTTCAGTTCTCTCCAatcagagaaagaaaaagaagaaacaaaagacaAAGAATAACGAAAATCACGATCAGCATTACGATGATAATGTCGATGAATTAACGAGTAACACGACAGTGCCACCACCTCCACCGCCACCTCCGCCGCCTCCTTCAGTTTTCCACAGTCTATTCCGAAAAGGACTAGGCAAGAGCAAGAAAATCCACTCGGTGTCGGCGCCACCTCCGCCACCACCTCCTCCGCCGTCAAAGCGCAAGAGCCAGATCCCTCCGTCGCCGTCTTCTCCGCCAGAGCCTCCACGGCGGAGAAACTCCGGCCGACCACCTCTCCCTAACAGAGCTGTCACTTTCAACGACGAGACTCTAAACGCCGGCAACCAGTCGCCGTTAATTCCGATTCCGCCGCCGCCACCACCGTTTAAGATGAAGGCGATGAAGTTCGTAGTTCGCGGAGATTTCGTGAAGATACGTAGCAACCAGAGCTCGCGGTGTAGCTCTCCAGAACGCGAGGACATTATTAATGTGTCGGAAACTACAATCATTGACGCCGTTACTGATTCTGTTAATGAAACCGTTACGGATCGTAACGTTTTCTGTCCCAGCCCCGATGTGAATGTTAAAGCCGCAACGTTCATTGCTCGGCTTAGAGGAGAATGGAGGCTCGAAAAGCTTAACTCGTTGAAGGAGAAAGGCAATGGCTAA